Proteins co-encoded in one Pseudochaenichthys georgianus chromosome 22, fPseGeo1.2, whole genome shotgun sequence genomic window:
- the LOC117467507 gene encoding piggyBac transposable element-derived protein 4-like, giving the protein MLSHQPADAVTDKPVSAHHDSHETGKDGTLWIPENPGLRTGRVKSNNVLTEGAGPTAHARRNIDDSLSAFMCLMDPVMLMHICDCTVAEARRRGEEGWKLSLAELKAFIALLLARGVHNGRIVEDLWSQEWGLPFFSTTMARHRYRDIMRFLRFDKKDTRRSRLGNDKFALVSEVWDRLIQNSIACYKPGSEITAGEQLLPTKAGCPFTQYMPNKPDKFGIKFWLAVDVESKYMLNGFPYLGKDPSPSATQSQGESVVLELMEPFLGNGRNVTTEHFFTSLPLAHKLLAKNTSLVGTTNKNNKSLPPSAHQRAALFTTKVMKSDKATLTIYQEKRKKNVCILSTMHRSVEICNDTKKKPETVNYYNRTKVGVDMLDKMLRQYSARATTRRWPVAVFYNILDIAALNACVLYRGCTGSNPSRPVFILELCKLLRNEHISKPKVGILPSFPEKRRNCGVKRNCRENKTTKTCMVCQRGVCGQCKGIVNVVCADCVCGYSTITFI; this is encoded by the exons ATGTTATCGCATCAGCCTGCTGACGCTGTGACAGATAAACCAG TGTCGGCCCATCATGATTCGCATGAGACTGGCAAGGATGGAACTCTCTGGATACCAGAGAATCCTGGCCTGCGCACTGGGAGAGTGAAGTCTAACAATGTGTTGACTGAAGGAGCCGGGCCAACCGCACATGCACGCCGCAACATAGACGACTCTCTGAGCGCATTTATGTGTCTGATGGACCCTGTGATGCTGATGCACATCTGTGACTGCACGGTGGCAGAGGCGCGCCGGCGTGGAGAGGAAGGATGGAAGTTGAGCTTGGCTGAGCTGAAGGCGTTCATTGCACTTCTTTTAGCGCGGGGCGTGCACAACGGGAGAATTGTGGAAGACTTGTGGTCTCAAGAATGGGGTCTTCCCTTCTTTAGCACAACTATGGCAAGGCACCGATACAGAGACATAATGCGCTTCCTGCGTTTTGATAAGAAAGACACCAGGCGCAGTCGTCTTGGAAATGACAAGTTTGCCCTTGTGAGTGAGGTGTGGGACAGGCTTATCCAAAACAGCATTGCGTGCTATAAACCAGGGTCCGAAATAACTGCAGGTGAGCAGTTGCTCCCCACAAAGGCAGGGTGCCCCTTTACTCAGTATATGCCCAACAAACCAGACAAATTTGGTATTAAGTTCTGGCTCGCTGTTGATGTGGAGTCAAAATACATGTTAAATGGCTTTCCCTATCTCGGGAAGGATCCGTCCCCTTCTGCAACCCAGAGCCAGGGGGAGAGTGTCGTCCTGGAGCTGATGGAGCCGTTTTTGGGGAATGGGAGGAATGTGACGACTGAACACTTTTTCACCTCACTCCCCCTGGCCCACAAACTCCTGGCAAAAAATACAAGCTTGGTGGGCACCACTAACAAAAATAACAAATCACTGCCTCCTTCTgcacaccaacgagcagcactgTTCACCACCAAAGTGATGAAAAGTGACAAAGCAACGCTCACCATCTACCAGGAGAAAAGGAAGAAGAACGTGTGCATCCTCAGCACAATGCACAGATCAGTGGAGATTTGCAATGACACGAAAAAAAAGCCAGAGACAGTCAACTATTATAACAGAACGAAGGTGGGAGTTGACATGCTGGACAAAATGTTGAGACAGTACTCTGCTCGAGCCACAACCAGAAGATGGCCAGTCGCTGTTTTCTATAACATACTGGACATTGCAGCATTGAACGCGTGCGTCCTGTACCGGGGTTGCACCGGTTCAAACCCGTCCCGGCCAGTGTTTATCCTGGAGCTGTGTAAGCTGCTGCGCAATGAGCACATCAGCAAGCCCAAAGTAGGCATTTTGCCATCATTCCCCGAAAAGAGAAGGAATTGCGGTGTAAAGCGCAACTGCAGAGAGAACAAAACCACCAAGACATGCATGGTGTGCCAACGTGGTGTGTGTGGACAGTGCAAGGGAATAGTGAACGTTGTGTGTGCTGATTGTGTGTGTGGCTACAGCACAATCACATTTATTTGA